The Oryzias latipes chromosome 8, ASM223467v1 genomic interval ccgtgcgtaactttggcttcgtgtgtgcgtaacaagggattcgtgcgtgttttttaaagatgtgtgtgtgtaagtagtttcaagctgttgtaatcttgatttgtgcatacgtaaattgcattttgtattttcttaattttatatttttttaacttatacacaaaacgtattttgtgagtaacaaatcacgcacaaatccaaatatatgcacaaatcctaatttacgcacgcacaaagcaagaatatgcatacacaaatcttaatttatgcacaaatcaagaattacgcacgcacaaatccgactgagtctaatttctctccatacagCAGACTCTCAGGTCATCCACCTCACTGTGTGATCACTACAACAGGGTCCCTCCACTAATAACTAGAGGTCTAATCTCTGGGTGAAAATGATAGGATAAGTATTAGCTCCCAGCTGGTGCTGCAGCAACTTGCCTTTCTTGTCGGGTTTGCTGTGGATCAAAACCCTCCACAGCGCTGGATAAGCCTGCGGGTGCAGCTTTCTGCCTCTCCCAGGAATAGCTGCCATGCAGTGTGATCTTGTCTTCTAatgccagaaaaaaaactgctcttcCCACAGTCAAATAATAATGACAGCTACCTGCTTTTCCACAAAAGAATCTGTGACACCTATCCGTTTATGCAAAgaagttttttggggggagctaaattaacaataaaaaagattaatgtttaaatttataaaataaaaggtttctttttctttggctGTGTTGTGCTAAATCCCTGCAACATGTTGACTGAGATGactcatttttctgctttggaCCACTCCTGGCAACAGTCCTGTAATCTTACAGTGGAAGGTGCACCTTTACATCAATTTCTGCCCTGCAGCTTTTGCCCAGCGTGTGATTTGTCGAAATCATGTGCCCTTCTTGGGCATGTTTTTCTATTCTTCTTGTCACCAATAATTGCAGGTCCTTAATTTACATTATCTCCAAGATACGGCATATTTTCCTCACTAatacttttcaaaaaaacaactggGCCTTATAATCCTGAGTGCCCTATATATGGATTCAtgctggttgtgtttactgaagtCAGAACGATTTTTAACGTTACATGGTGTTCTGtccaaatgtttggttgggtatCATTGTAAATACACTATAtcggtctgtttttttttacgtgttactaacacgATTGGGAGTTAgagtagtcacagtaatgtttcaTCATAAGCTaaacgtgcattcaagaaccAGTGTTTAGCGCATTCTTGAATACCAATCAATTGGCCGGTGTGTAGCCTCAAGAAAAATAcgaaagtttttaaatttaagcctaatttttGCTTATTTCTATGTATTGGTTGCTGCTGTAACAAACCAAAAGAGCCCATTGTTTGTCAACTAAACAAAGTTGACAAactgcacaaaaaagaaaaaatgagtcATGTGTACTTACTCTGGCAAAGTGTTCTGGGTCTCTCAGAAAGACCATCCTCTCCTTAGCAATGCTGTTGCTATGGTAGAACTCCACAAGCTCGTTCAGTGAGGAGAAGGTCTCGTCCCAGATGTAGTACTGACCACAGCGATCCTGCAGCACCTTGAAGTGCTGGACATGGTCCCCATAACTGCAAAACAAATGaagtgattcttttttttttattcacaaaagaaaagagaggtTGTGATCTTAATTTTACGCAAACAATTGAATGTTTTTGAAAGATAGAAGTGTTTGTGAAAACACTCTTTTGAGAGGCGGCCGCGGTGCAGAGGTAGGGCGGTCGATCTCTGATTGGAGAATTACAGGTCCAATTAACGCACTGTGTTGACGTGTCCCTGGGCAAGGTACCAAACCCTACCTGCTTCCCTATgggctcctccctattgctcgaATTGTAGGAGTATTAAAAGCTGTAGTGAtgtctgaaagtttttttttaacaaggaaCTCTAGTAAGTTAGGGTTTGCTATCCCTCCGCCAGCATAAATAGCAATGAAATTGGAGGGATCATGTAGGGTTAAGGAGAAGCCTTAGGGGTAAGGAAGCAATTCAGATTCAGCCTAAGAAGCTGAAAAATGCTGTCACTGGTGTATGATTTTGAAGTGTTTATCCAACCTCATCCAAAGTTTTATTTGCCATTTAATTTAGCTATTCTTTTGGCAGTAGCTGCTAGCTGGGTTGGAATTACTGACTATATATGAGCTAAGTCACCCCTCCCTCGTGGCATTTCAAATAACAAGTacttgctggctccaagaagccaaaatcccatagactacGTTCTTGATAATGTCATTTTTCATGATACTTAAACTGGCCAGtcggatgcctcaataaaagataaaagcatGTAGGGTTTGCatgctggcccccacctcgaaCGATCGGAACATtttattgacagattctcccgagcccgcTTTTCAGTGAAGgtggtgtggacttccaacaagcccaCTCCTGGTTGGtgagaatggttgccatagaaacgttaaTCAGATCAACTTGGATCACTGCTTACTActgtctggctccaaatggtGGTGCCTGTGTTACAGAAAAATgatgactgaattgactttctTCATTTAGAGCTGGAAGTAACCCtctttctatgggtgatgtcacacttgttctgtccaattctcatatacagtcaattacTTGAATTTGTCACATGTTTGGACAATAGCAAGTGTCtttaaaaggtgtttttgtcCAACCTTGAGCTAATACCAAAACTAGCAACCTTTAGTCTGCAAAGCTTCTCCACTCAGCTGTTTCAGCTGAAATCTGTTTAAGTGCATTTATCtcctaaaaaacagaaaagatgggacaattgtttgattaaatattatCTTATTCCTTCTTTAAGTTTCATATTTAACTCATAGACTTATTTCTgcataaaacagataaaaagacATCCTGCCATGATGCAACATCTAACCTTGTGCCTCCAATGATGGCAATTACCAGTGCAGTCTTTGTTTTTAGTGCGTGACATTT includes:
- the LOC101160815 gene encoding GRB2-related adapter protein isoform X2; amino-acid sequence: MEAVALYTFRATEGDELSFNKGDMLKITNMEDDPNWYTAELHNRKGFVPKNYINLRPHAWFAGRISRGVAESRLRHRECGAFLARESESAPGEFSMSVSYGDHVQHFKVLQDRCGQYYIWDETFSSLNELVEFYHSNSIAKERMVFLRDPEHFARKTRSHCMAAIPGRGRKLHPQAYPALWRVLIHSKPDKKGKLLQHQLGANTYPIIFTQRLDL